In the genome of Candidatus Nanopelagicales bacterium, one region contains:
- a CDS encoding type II toxin-antitoxin system PemK/MazF family toxin codes for MTTGSGGEAPPAQGGAYDFAGHVVLSYSPERDGEPDPGEVVWAWVSYEDDPRVGKDRPVAVLGRTDDGRLAAVMLSSQDHDADRGWVAIGSGPWDPRGRRSWVRTDRLLAVPADAVRREGATLPRPVYDRVVAGLDRRVLSPATPTRRGPLAHLRALFRRWGRSG; via the coding sequence GTGACGACCGGATCTGGCGGAGAGGCGCCGCCGGCCCAAGGCGGGGCGTACGACTTCGCGGGGCACGTGGTCCTCTCGTACTCACCCGAGCGCGACGGCGAACCCGACCCCGGCGAGGTCGTGTGGGCCTGGGTGTCCTATGAGGACGACCCGCGCGTGGGCAAGGACCGTCCCGTCGCCGTGCTGGGTCGCACCGACGACGGCCGTCTCGCGGCGGTCATGCTGTCCAGTCAGGACCACGATGCCGACCGCGGGTGGGTGGCGATCGGCAGCGGGCCATGGGACCCCCGGGGACGCAGGAGCTGGGTGCGCACCGACCGGCTGCTCGCCGTGCCCGCGGACGCAGTGCGGCGTGAGGGCGCCACGCTGCCGCGTCCGGTCTACGACCGCGTCGTCGCGGGACTGGACCGGAGGGTCCTTTCGCCCGCCACGCCCACCCGTCGCGGACCCCTGGCTCACCTGAGGGCGCTGTTCCGTCGGTGGGGCCGGTCCGGCTGA
- a CDS encoding TetR/AcrR family transcriptional regulator, translating into MTTSAEREGVRRNVQGQRVREEILDAASRAMSEYGYDGASISRIIEATGLKRSSLYWQFDSKAAIAAAVMERGARRFFDATPLRRRRGGPGARLRSYLQDIADSLDEHQEFLRLFQILVLTNRDPQIAEVLEGVRAEARTRMREFIASAFEDEGPERAGRVAERLAPLGVALFDGYFLAAQIDGPEGRRRRVQDMAQALEHYGTALAGS; encoded by the coding sequence ATGACGACGAGCGCCGAGCGCGAAGGCGTACGCCGCAACGTGCAGGGCCAGCGGGTGCGGGAGGAGATCCTCGACGCGGCGTCGCGGGCCATGTCGGAGTACGGCTACGACGGGGCCAGCATCTCCCGGATCATCGAGGCCACCGGACTGAAGCGCAGCTCCCTGTACTGGCAGTTCGACTCCAAGGCTGCGATCGCCGCGGCCGTGATGGAACGCGGTGCGCGGCGGTTCTTCGACGCCACGCCGCTGCGGCGACGCCGTGGCGGGCCGGGGGCCCGGCTTCGGTCCTACCTGCAGGACATCGCCGACAGCCTGGACGAGCACCAGGAGTTCCTGCGGCTGTTCCAGATCCTGGTGCTGACCAACCGCGACCCTCAGATCGCCGAGGTTCTGGAGGGTGTGCGTGCCGAGGCGCGCACGCGGATGCGCGAGTTCATCGCGTCCGCCTTCGAGGACGAGGGGCCCGAACGCGCGGGGCGAGTTGCGGAACGTCTCGCGCCGCTGGGCGTGGCGCTGTTCGACGGCTACTTCCTCGCCGCGCAGATCGACGGGCCCGAGGGCCGTCGACGGCGCGTCCAGGACATGGCACAGGCCCTCGAGCACTACGGAACGGCGCTCGCCGGCTCGTGA
- a CDS encoding response regulator transcription factor, translating to MTHVLVVDDEESVRALLRDILEVEGYVLSEATDGPSALAASADYRPDLVILDIMMPGLSGLDVLRTWRGDPVLADLPVLLLTAADDDETTWAGWSSGANYYLPKPFDPDVLLEWVDRLIPPEQRLGQRGAASAAAPPASGSDPGEEPAGAGGPGGPGGPGGPGGAQGAGPAPATPRESGAAAEGADADLLRELHDLSGG from the coding sequence ATGACCCACGTGCTCGTGGTCGACGACGAGGAGTCCGTACGCGCGCTGCTGCGCGACATCCTCGAGGTGGAGGGGTACGTCCTCAGCGAGGCCACCGACGGGCCGTCCGCGCTCGCGGCGTCCGCGGACTACCGCCCGGACCTGGTGATCCTCGACATCATGATGCCCGGGCTGAGCGGGCTGGACGTGCTGCGGACGTGGCGCGGGGACCCGGTGCTGGCCGACCTGCCGGTCCTGCTGCTCACCGCGGCTGACGACGACGAGACCACCTGGGCCGGGTGGTCGTCGGGGGCGAACTACTACCTGCCCAAGCCGTTCGACCCCGACGTGCTGCTGGAGTGGGTGGACCGGCTGATCCCGCCGGAGCAGCGGCTGGGCCAGCGCGGAGCGGCCTCCGCTGCGGCGCCCCCGGCCTCCGGCTCGGACCCGGGTGAGGAGCCAGCGGGCGCGGGTGGCCCGGGTGGCCCGGGTGGCCCGGGTGGCCCGGGTGGCGCGCAGGGGGCGGGGCCGGCACCGGCGACGCCCCGGGAGAGCGGGGCCGCGGCGGAGGGGGCCGACGCGGACCTGCTCCGCGAGCTGCACGACCTCTCCGGCGGCTGA
- a CDS encoding VOC family protein, which translates to MSDIFGKVQLGYLVVETARLADWRRFGADAVGLHVDEFSPNVLRFRIDDHECRFLLQHGTQEDVVALGWQIDDHETFDTVLARVTSRGLPVREGTAEECALRGVERLWRFPGPKGAATEIFTTPRISPRPLSMANRAFVTGQSGMGHVALVSKDVLGVHGYYRTLFDTRLSDFILERIGPMNLRIRFLRVNERHHTVAVAGVRGLSVNPVRTRIQHANIQVADFDDLLAAYERVTAEGFRMMWSIGQHPNDRELSFYCRTPSGFELEVGWNPLVVTPELESGWEPTTYQGISVWGHDPVGEDAAHRFGMALQALRSTRQPEPTVPPMWERSAVPA; encoded by the coding sequence ATGAGCGACATCTTCGGCAAGGTCCAGCTCGGCTACCTCGTGGTCGAGACGGCCCGGCTGGCGGACTGGCGCCGGTTCGGCGCCGACGCGGTCGGGCTGCACGTGGACGAGTTCTCGCCGAACGTGCTCCGCTTCCGGATCGACGACCACGAGTGCCGGTTCCTGCTCCAGCACGGGACACAGGAGGACGTCGTCGCCCTGGGGTGGCAGATCGACGACCACGAGACGTTCGACACCGTCCTCGCGCGGGTCACCTCCCGCGGACTGCCCGTGCGGGAGGGGACGGCAGAGGAGTGCGCGCTGCGCGGCGTGGAGCGGCTGTGGCGCTTCCCCGGGCCCAAGGGGGCCGCCACCGAGATCTTCACGACGCCGCGGATCTCTCCGCGGCCGTTGTCGATGGCGAACCGCGCCTTCGTCACCGGCCAGAGCGGAATGGGCCACGTGGCACTGGTGTCGAAGGACGTCCTGGGGGTGCACGGCTACTACCGGACGCTGTTCGACACGCGGCTGTCGGACTTCATCCTCGAGCGGATCGGGCCGATGAACCTGCGGATCCGGTTCCTCCGGGTGAACGAGCGCCATCACACCGTCGCCGTGGCCGGGGTCCGTGGACTTTCGGTGAACCCGGTCCGCACCCGGATCCAGCACGCCAACATCCAGGTCGCCGACTTCGACGACCTCCTCGCGGCGTACGAGCGCGTGACGGCGGAGGGGTTCCGGATGATGTGGTCCATCGGCCAGCATCCCAATGACCGCGAGCTGTCCTTTTACTGCCGCACGCCATCCGGCTTCGAGCTCGAGGTCGGGTGGAACCCGCTCGTCGTCACGCCGGAGTTGGAGTCCGGCTGGGAGCCCACCACCTACCAGGGCATCTCGGTGTGGGGGCACGACCCCGTCGGCGAGGATGCTGCGCACCGGTTCGGCATGGCACTGCAGGCGCTGCGCTCCACCCGTCAGCCCGAGCCCACTGTGCCGCCGATGTGGGAGCGCTCGGCGGTCCCCGCGTAG
- a CDS encoding alpha/beta hydrolase, which translates to MNEIEQQDVEVGAWTLRTYSAGQVGDPVVLWLHGSGPGAGALSNWQGQLDSMTGYRHIAPDLLGFGDSTHPPDLPLGVAASAQARAQAALDLLDALDVPVTHVVGNSMGGMIALLMLAAAPRRFDRVVLMGSAGAPITPTPDLVTMIRYYDDPSPEAMADLLGRFMYDTSRYGDRLGGIAADRAAVAAREDIRQSHLRTFSPEGTPLVFSEEALATIDHEVLAVHGREDRIIPVESSIYLSRHLPRAQLHVLPHAGHWLQIEQPERFQALLTLFLDDPNGDPRA; encoded by the coding sequence GTGAACGAGATCGAGCAGCAGGACGTCGAGGTGGGGGCGTGGACCCTGCGCACCTACTCCGCGGGCCAGGTTGGCGACCCGGTGGTCCTGTGGCTGCACGGGTCCGGTCCGGGCGCCGGAGCGCTGTCCAACTGGCAGGGCCAGCTGGACTCGATGACGGGATACCGGCACATCGCCCCGGACCTGCTGGGCTTCGGCGATTCCACCCACCCGCCGGACCTGCCACTCGGTGTCGCCGCCTCCGCGCAGGCGAGAGCGCAGGCCGCCCTCGATCTGCTGGACGCCCTCGACGTCCCGGTCACGCACGTGGTCGGCAATTCGATGGGCGGGATGATCGCGCTGCTCATGCTCGCCGCCGCCCCGCGGCGATTCGACCGAGTCGTGCTGATGGGCAGTGCCGGTGCCCCGATCACCCCGACACCTGACCTCGTCACCATGATCCGCTACTACGACGACCCGTCACCCGAGGCGATGGCGGACCTGCTCGGGCGCTTCATGTACGACACCTCGCGGTACGGCGACCGGCTCGGCGGGATCGCGGCCGACCGAGCCGCCGTCGCCGCCCGGGAGGACATCCGCCAATCCCACCTGCGGACCTTCTCCCCGGAGGGCACCCCCCTCGTGTTCTCCGAGGAGGCGCTCGCGACGATCGACCACGAGGTCCTCGCCGTCCACGGCCGGGAGGACCGGATCATCCCGGTGGAATCGTCGATCTACCTGTCCCGTCACCTGCCTCGCGCCCAACTGCACGTCCTGCCCCACGCGGGCCACTGGCTCCAGATCGAGCAGCCGGAACGGTTCCAGGCCCTGCTCACGCTGTTCCTCGACGACCCGAACGGAGACCCGCGGGCATGA
- a CDS encoding PPA1309 family protein — MDITLTPVVLEIERHVAAGGWDQPPRLFALAATAELVAREPGLAAALGLAVDADVDVPGLTPVEQDEFPADRPLDDVLATLAWPQDVVGCALAVERIMLPPEAEATLADEGLDAEALARAAAGHPGRQDVRIVVAVLRDGSRAGALRTRQHDSEQDVLTGDDLVPGLADALAATLRD; from the coding sequence GTGGACATCACGCTGACCCCCGTCGTGCTCGAGATCGAACGGCACGTGGCCGCTGGCGGCTGGGACCAGCCGCCGCGTCTGTTCGCGCTCGCCGCCACCGCCGAGCTGGTCGCCCGGGAGCCCGGGCTGGCTGCGGCCCTGGGGCTGGCGGTGGATGCGGACGTGGACGTACCGGGACTGACGCCGGTGGAGCAGGACGAGTTCCCGGCCGACCGGCCGCTGGACGACGTGCTCGCCACGCTGGCCTGGCCGCAGGACGTGGTGGGCTGCGCGCTGGCGGTGGAGCGGATCATGCTGCCGCCCGAGGCGGAGGCGACGCTGGCCGACGAGGGCCTGGACGCGGAGGCCCTGGCCCGGGCCGCGGCCGGCCACCCGGGGCGGCAGGACGTCCGGATCGTGGTGGCCGTGCTGCGGGACGGCAGCCGGGCGGGGGCCCTGCGGACCCGACAGCATGACTCCGAGCAGGACGTGCTCACCGGCGACGACCTGGTCCCCGGGCTGGCCGACGCCCTCGCCGCCACCCTGCGCGACTGA
- a CDS encoding sulfatase-like hydrolase/transferase translates to MSDPRVDSDERAGRMATMTGPSGGRPNILLLVTDEERYSLPRPEGFALPGRERVQQRGVSFDRYYVASAQCSSSRSVIYTGRHMPVTEIYDNDNMPYIRPLDPALGTLGSMLRDVGYYCTYQGKWHLSRAYRDPADPRPTTDALEPYGFSEFNSWGDLDGGAWAGLKIDPVIAGQAVAWLRNRAPLVAADQPWFMAVNFVNPHDIMSYDYGGRRLVAPPPNLAEAMVVKPPADIPVYARDWEVEAPASLGDSLASAAPAVREYAAAMDTMFGPVPDEDAWRRGMNFYLNCTRDVDRSIDVVLDALEASGQADRTVVVFTSDHGEMAGSHGLRQKGNLAYDENFHVPLVISHPDLAAGTKTDALGSAVDLAPTLLDIAGLDGASIAERFPGLHGRSLLPALTGQPVRDGVLTAVEILTTLDDDYWRALGEPDGPARMQSGELRPDWSKRGFLRGYTDGRYTFGRYFSPLEPNRPRTLEQLVSDNDVVLYDRETDPYEQVNLAYDPDHQDVVAELLGKLERLIDEEIGADEHVWITERPRLVGWPTWHGDGR, encoded by the coding sequence ATGAGCGATCCGCGCGTGGACAGCGACGAGAGGGCAGGACGGATGGCGACGATGACCGGGCCCAGCGGTGGCCGGCCGAACATCCTGCTCCTCGTCACCGACGAGGAGCGGTACTCCCTGCCCCGGCCCGAGGGTTTCGCGCTCCCGGGCCGCGAGCGGGTACAGCAGCGGGGCGTCAGCTTCGACCGCTACTACGTGGCGTCCGCCCAGTGCAGCTCCTCGCGCTCGGTCATCTACACCGGCCGGCACATGCCCGTGACGGAGATCTACGACAACGACAACATGCCGTACATCCGCCCGCTGGATCCCGCGCTCGGCACGCTGGGCTCGATGCTGCGCGACGTCGGTTACTACTGCACCTATCAAGGGAAGTGGCACCTGTCACGCGCATACAGGGACCCTGCCGACCCGCGCCCGACCACGGACGCGCTGGAGCCGTACGGTTTCTCGGAGTTCAACTCCTGGGGGGACCTCGACGGAGGTGCGTGGGCCGGCCTCAAGATCGACCCAGTGATCGCCGGCCAGGCGGTGGCGTGGCTGCGCAACCGGGCGCCCCTTGTCGCTGCTGACCAGCCGTGGTTCATGGCCGTGAACTTCGTGAACCCGCACGACATCATGAGCTACGACTACGGCGGCCGTCGGCTCGTGGCCCCGCCTCCCAACCTGGCCGAGGCGATGGTGGTGAAGCCGCCTGCCGACATCCCCGTTTATGCCCGGGATTGGGAGGTCGAGGCACCGGCCAGTCTCGGCGACTCGCTCGCGAGTGCTGCTCCGGCGGTGCGCGAGTACGCGGCCGCGATGGACACGATGTTCGGTCCGGTGCCGGACGAGGACGCATGGCGACGAGGGATGAACTTCTACCTCAACTGCACCCGGGACGTGGACCGCAGCATCGACGTGGTGCTCGACGCGTTGGAGGCCTCCGGCCAGGCGGACCGGACCGTGGTCGTCTTCACCTCGGACCACGGCGAGATGGCCGGCTCCCACGGTCTGCGGCAGAAGGGGAATCTTGCGTACGACGAGAACTTTCACGTGCCCCTGGTCATCAGTCACCCCGACCTCGCGGCCGGCACGAAAACCGACGCGCTCGGGTCCGCGGTCGATCTCGCCCCGACGCTGCTCGACATCGCGGGGCTCGATGGGGCGAGCATCGCCGAACGGTTCCCCGGCCTGCACGGGCGCTCGCTGCTGCCGGCGCTGACCGGGCAGCCGGTCCGCGATGGCGTGCTGACCGCCGTGGAGATCCTCACGACGCTCGACGACGACTACTGGCGTGCGCTGGGCGAGCCCGACGGCCCGGCGCGGATGCAGTCGGGTGAGTTGCGCCCGGACTGGTCCAAGCGGGGGTTCCTGCGCGGCTACACCGACGGCCGCTACACCTTCGGCCGCTACTTCTCGCCACTGGAGCCCAACCGGCCAAGGACGCTGGAGCAGCTGGTCTCCGACAACGACGTGGTCCTCTACGACCGTGAGACGGACCCGTACGAGCAGGTCAACCTGGCCTACGACCCCGACCACCAGGACGTCGTGGCCGAGTTGCTCGGGAAGCTGGAGCGGCTCATCGACGAGGAGATCGGCGCGGACGAGCACGTCTGGATCACGGAGCGGCCTCGACTGGTCGGCTGGCCCACCTGGCACGGTGACGGCCGATAG
- a CDS encoding UPF0182 family protein, whose amino-acid sequence MTFDMPGGPASRGPATATAPQQPSRGRILLPTLIILGLLVLAFVVFTGFYTDWLWFGSVGKTSVFSTTLVTRVILFAVFGLAMAVVTGFTMWLAWRMRPTFRGMTPEQASLERYRIALDPFRKGLLILIPLILGGLTGVSAASEWGTYLAWRNSTDFGVTDPQFGLDVSFYAFTYPFLRFVLGTLFAMVLLSILLAVVVHYLYGGLRLQPPGDRASAAAQAHLSILIGIFLLLKAVAYWLDRYGLAISNQSLVPGFTGLKYTDVNAMVPALTILTFIAILCAALFFLNAFRRNWAIPLIGLGLMIVSSLLIGALYPAIVQQFQVRPSELVKEQPYIERNITATRDAYGIADADVSDYPGTVSLPTEQVIEDNAGTLTNIRLLDPAVVSPTYNQLQQIRGYYSFADALDVDRYTLDERQRGAIVAVREVNLDGIPDAQRNWANDKAVYTHGYGFVAAYDNTARTDGQPSFFESDIPPTGALDITQPRVYFGELSPPYSIVGAPEGSPPVELDYPDDAAPSGQRNNTYEGSGGVPVGSLFNRLVFMTKFQDPNILLSDLVNGDSRILWDREPLTRVEKVAPWLVTDGDPYPAVVDGRIVWIVDGYTTINEYPYSSRVTLSEATSDSITARSSVVAAAPRDQVNYIRNSVKATVDAYDGTVTLYEWDETDPVLQTWEKAFPDVVQPKSSIPEDLVVHFRYPEDIFKVQRTIMSRYHVTDPAAFYNGTDYWIVPFDPTNRAAQQFQPPYYLTLQMPGQEQPAFSLTTTFAPQRRQTLAAFMAVNSAPGPDYGKIRVLQLPSNTTIPGPSQVQNNFESDPLVSSQLSLLRRGGSDVVLGNLLSLPFNGGLVYVEPVYIQAAQGDGYPLLRKVLAGYGPNVAMEDTLEAALTKVFTTIPGTTPTPPIDENGGTASPTPTPSPSSPGPAPTGDPTALLAQAIADAQQAYDDGKAALAAGDFAAYGEAQARLEDALRRAAEAQALIDAGGGAVAEAPSPQPGGDTGGGDLGGDVTALGALLLPDLPGDPDLAVDSS is encoded by the coding sequence GTGACCTTCGACATGCCCGGGGGCCCCGCCAGCCGGGGGCCGGCGACCGCCACCGCCCCCCAGCAGCCCTCCCGGGGCCGCATCCTGCTGCCCACCTTGATCATCCTGGGCCTGCTGGTGCTGGCCTTCGTGGTGTTCACCGGCTTCTACACCGACTGGCTGTGGTTCGGCTCGGTGGGCAAGACCTCGGTGTTCAGCACCACCCTGGTCACCCGAGTGATCCTGTTCGCCGTCTTCGGCCTGGCCATGGCCGTCGTCACCGGCTTCACCATGTGGCTGGCCTGGCGGATGCGGCCCACCTTCCGCGGCATGACGCCGGAGCAGGCGTCGCTGGAGCGCTACCGGATCGCGCTGGACCCCTTCCGCAAGGGCCTGCTGATCCTCATCCCGCTCATCCTCGGTGGCCTCACCGGCGTGTCCGCTGCGTCGGAGTGGGGCACGTACCTGGCCTGGCGCAACTCCACCGACTTCGGCGTCACCGATCCCCAGTTCGGGCTCGACGTGTCCTTCTACGCGTTCACCTACCCGTTCCTGCGGTTCGTCCTGGGCACGCTGTTCGCGATGGTGCTGCTGTCGATCCTGCTGGCCGTGGTCGTGCACTACCTGTACGGCGGCCTGCGGCTGCAGCCCCCCGGCGACCGGGCCAGCGCCGCCGCGCAGGCCCACCTGTCGATCCTGATCGGCATCTTCCTGCTGCTGAAGGCGGTCGCCTACTGGCTGGACCGCTACGGGCTGGCGATCAGCAACCAGTCCCTGGTCCCGGGGTTCACCGGGCTGAAGTACACCGACGTCAACGCGATGGTCCCGGCGCTGACGATCCTGACGTTCATCGCGATCCTCTGCGCGGCGCTCTTCTTCCTCAACGCGTTCCGCCGTAACTGGGCGATCCCGCTCATCGGCCTGGGCCTGATGATCGTGTCGTCGCTGCTCATCGGTGCCCTGTACCCCGCGATCGTCCAGCAGTTCCAGGTCCGCCCCAGCGAGCTGGTCAAGGAGCAGCCGTACATCGAGCGGAACATCACCGCCACCCGCGACGCGTACGGGATCGCCGACGCCGACGTCTCGGACTACCCGGGCACCGTGTCCCTGCCGACCGAGCAGGTCATCGAGGACAACGCGGGCACGTTGACCAACATCCGCCTGCTGGACCCGGCGGTCGTGAGCCCGACGTACAACCAGCTGCAGCAGATCCGCGGCTACTACTCCTTCGCCGACGCGCTCGACGTGGACCGCTACACCCTCGACGAGCGGCAGCGCGGAGCGATCGTCGCCGTCCGCGAGGTCAACCTCGACGGCATCCCCGACGCGCAGCGCAACTGGGCCAACGACAAGGCCGTCTACACCCACGGCTACGGCTTCGTCGCCGCCTACGACAACACGGCCCGAACCGACGGCCAGCCCTCGTTCTTCGAGAGCGACATCCCGCCCACCGGGGCGCTCGACATCACCCAGCCGCGGGTCTACTTCGGCGAGCTGTCGCCGCCGTACTCCATCGTGGGCGCCCCCGAGGGGTCGCCGCCGGTCGAGCTGGACTACCCCGACGACGCCGCGCCCTCCGGGCAGCGCAACAACACCTACGAGGGTTCCGGCGGCGTCCCGGTCGGGTCGCTGTTCAACCGGCTGGTCTTCATGACCAAGTTCCAGGACCCCAACATCCTGCTGTCGGACCTGGTCAACGGCGACTCCCGGATCCTGTGGGACCGCGAGCCGCTGACCCGCGTCGAGAAGGTCGCCCCGTGGCTGGTCACCGACGGCGACCCGTATCCCGCGGTCGTCGACGGCCGGATCGTCTGGATCGTCGACGGCTACACGACGATCAACGAGTACCCGTACTCCTCACGGGTCACGCTGTCGGAGGCCACCTCCGACTCGATCACCGCGCGCTCGTCGGTTGTCGCCGCCGCCCCGCGCGACCAGGTCAACTACATCCGCAACTCGGTGAAGGCCACGGTCGACGCGTACGACGGCACGGTCACGCTGTACGAGTGGGACGAGACCGACCCGGTCCTGCAGACCTGGGAGAAGGCGTTCCCCGACGTGGTGCAGCCGAAGTCGTCCATCCCCGAGGACCTGGTGGTGCACTTCCGCTACCCGGAGGACATCTTCAAGGTGCAGCGCACGATCATGTCGCGCTACCACGTCACCGACCCGGCCGCGTTCTACAACGGCACCGACTACTGGATCGTGCCGTTCGACCCGACCAACCGGGCGGCGCAGCAGTTCCAGCCGCCGTACTACCTGACCCTGCAGATGCCGGGCCAGGAGCAGCCGGCGTTCTCGCTGACGACGACGTTCGCCCCGCAACGACGGCAGACGCTGGCCGCGTTCATGGCGGTGAACTCCGCCCCAGGACCGGACTACGGAAAGATACGCGTCCTGCAACTGCCGTCGAACACGACGATCCCCGGTCCGTCGCAGGTGCAGAACAACTTCGAGTCCGACCCACTTGTCTCGTCGCAGCTGTCGCTGCTGCGCCGCGGCGGCTCCGACGTGGTGCTCGGCAACCTGCTGTCCCTGCCGTTCAACGGCGGCTTGGTGTACGTCGAACCGGTCTACATCCAGGCGGCGCAGGGCGACGGGTATCCGTTGCTGCGCAAGGTGCTTGCCGGCTACGGACCGAACGTCGCGATGGAGGACACCCTCGAGGCGGCACTGACGAAGGTGTTCACCACCATCCCGGGGACGACGCCCACACCCCCGATCGACGAGAACGGCGGCACCGCGTCACCGACACCGACTCCCTCGCCCTCGTCACCGGGGCCGGCGCCGACCGGGGACCCGACGGCGCTTCTGGCGCAGGCGATCGCCGACGCGCAACAGGCGTACGACGACGGCAAGGCCGCGCTGGCCGCGGGCGATTTCGCGGCGTACGGCGAGGCCCAGGCCCGGCTCGAGGACGCGCTGCGGCGCGCGGCAGAGGCCCAGGCGCTGATCGACGCGGGCGGGGGAGCGGTGGCGGAGGCTCCGTCACCCCAGCCTGGCGGCGACACCGGCGGGGGCGACCTCGGCGGAGATGTGACTGCGCTCGGAGCGCTGCTGCTGCCGGACCTGCCAGGGGACCCGGATTTGGCCGTCGACAGCTCCTGA
- a CDS encoding bifunctional 3-(3-hydroxy-phenyl)propionate/3-hydroxycinnamic acid hydroxylase, which translates to MDADRYDADVAVVGYGPTGEVAASLLAKSGISTVVLEKDKDLYSRARAVTVNDWTLRILQELGIAERAKQDMDVMPAVSWKTYEGKLIFRLVQKPDVLGHPTAMMIYQPEMEAVIRENASRYDALEVRFGHLFTGLEQDPTGVTVSALDDEGNPYLLRVRYVVAADGGSSRVREELGLTMTGSTRPRRWLVIDGEVLDPWPGCDELVFWSDPSRPVVDIPLAKGNHRWEIPLAPGESDADYDSEEKVWGRLRALGRDESQVRLKGYAFYSHHLRRLEGWRRGRVVLAGDAAHLMPPWAGQGMQSGMRDAQNLAWKLAVVCRGLADETLLDTVEAERWPHVKLLTDMTVRLGLFIEADNRAVVALRNTIGPWARHLPGWNRVLQPSNATNRVHQGWITGKPARTNALGRMIPQPTVFDPRGGEHLLDDLMGDGFVVLGRDVDPRAVMTPAQVDAWTRLGARFRAVRAGFSTTNGRDDVIDATGVLTSWMGRFRARVLVVRPDRFVAATDATGLDVPVLGRGSSLAGPRETTPESRRPLLAATEGGTR; encoded by the coding sequence ATGGACGCGGACAGGTACGACGCGGACGTGGCCGTCGTGGGCTACGGCCCCACCGGGGAGGTGGCCGCCAGCCTGCTGGCCAAGTCGGGCATCTCGACGGTCGTCCTGGAGAAGGACAAGGACCTCTACTCCCGGGCCCGGGCGGTCACCGTCAACGACTGGACCCTGCGGATCCTGCAGGAGTTGGGGATCGCCGAGCGCGCCAAGCAGGACATGGATGTGATGCCGGCGGTGAGCTGGAAGACATACGAGGGCAAGCTGATCTTCCGGCTGGTCCAGAAGCCGGACGTGCTCGGGCACCCCACGGCGATGATGATCTACCAGCCCGAGATGGAGGCGGTCATCCGGGAGAACGCCTCCCGGTACGACGCGCTGGAGGTCCGCTTCGGCCACCTGTTCACCGGCCTCGAGCAGGACCCGACGGGCGTCACCGTCAGCGCTCTCGACGACGAGGGCAACCCGTACCTGCTCCGGGTGCGCTACGTGGTCGCCGCCGACGGAGGGTCGAGCCGGGTACGCGAGGAGCTCGGGCTGACCATGACCGGCTCCACCCGGCCTCGACGTTGGCTGGTCATCGACGGCGAGGTCCTCGACCCCTGGCCCGGCTGCGACGAGCTGGTGTTCTGGTCCGACCCGTCGCGGCCGGTCGTCGACATCCCGCTGGCCAAGGGCAATCACCGCTGGGAGATCCCGCTGGCTCCGGGGGAGTCGGACGCCGACTACGACTCCGAGGAGAAGGTGTGGGGCCGCCTGCGGGCCCTGGGCCGGGACGAGTCGCAGGTGCGGCTGAAGGGGTACGCGTTCTACAGCCACCACCTGCGCCGCCTGGAGGGGTGGCGCCGCGGCCGGGTCGTGCTGGCCGGCGACGCCGCCCATCTCATGCCCCCGTGGGCCGGGCAGGGGATGCAGTCCGGAATGCGCGACGCACAGAACCTGGCGTGGAAGCTGGCCGTGGTGTGCCGCGGACTCGCCGACGAGACGCTGCTCGACACCGTGGAGGCCGAGCGCTGGCCGCACGTCAAGCTGCTGACGGACATGACGGTCCGGCTGGGCCTCTTCATCGAGGCCGACAACCGGGCCGTCGTCGCACTGCGCAACACCATCGGCCCCTGGGCACGGCACCTCCCGGGGTGGAACCGGGTGCTGCAGCCGAGCAACGCCACGAACCGGGTCCATCAGGGCTGGATCACCGGAAAGCCCGCGCGGACGAACGCGCTGGGGCGCATGATCCCCCAGCCCACGGTGTTCGACCCTCGGGGCGGGGAGCACCTGCTCGACGACCTCATGGGCGACGGATTCGTGGTCCTCGGTCGCGACGTCGACCCACGAGCCGTGATGACGCCTGCGCAGGTCGACGCGTGGACGCGGCTCGGCGCACGTTTCCGCGCCGTGCGAGCAGGGTTCAGCACCACGAACGGGCGCGATGACGTCATCGACGCCACCGGGGTCCTCACCTCGTGGATGGGGCGCTTCCGTGCCCGCGTCCTCGTCGTACGGCCCGACCGCTTCGTGGCCGCCACCGATGCGACCGGGCTCGACGTCCCGGTTCTCGGCAGGGGGTCCTCCCTCGCGGGGCCGCGAGAGACCACACCCGAGAGCAGGCGTCCGCTGCTAGCCGCGACCGAGGGAGGAACCCGGTGA